From one Peredibacter starrii genomic stretch:
- the gspD gene encoding type II secretion system secretin GspD: MKTRCRNKRLMSTLIFAALLLSNYEAHAQFNKYRSQTRFNTNRGDGTPPADAQAAQPSANDIESMSAEDAAAALKAAEKIESADADPDPTEVSDDDAFEPDSDDDANQTTFGNRPSPGLKAQPKNSKYVNLNPETAFGPEIVESFDFPDTDIMEITKHMQKLTGINLILDKDVKGKVSIIAPTPITVGDAWKAYLAALNMAGYSLIKTGAFYKVINARDIRYTPTKIYTGNYTPDTENYVMRVISLKSVSAAEIARNFRPFMSRYGRIIDIKQTNTIIIADTGSNINRLAKMVKFLDVPGHEESLQIVKVKNSSAQEIAKLLDNILKGGSGGAAGRAGTATPRFTGSTGGGSESTSMISRIIAEPRTNSIIAMANAEGAKQLRDLINKLDVKLISSGSNRVHVYYLNYGDSEELSKTLSSIVTGAAAKDGAAGGASRFTSFAGPAENPIFSAEVKITSDKNNNALVVTASPTDWLTLKDVIGRLDIPRDQVYVEGLILEANVAKERSFGVEYVGAYGNGNAQRAGFTSKSSSLLGLLSTGVPTSLGGFFAGAGFGPTRTITVPNATGGGTTTQRVNALNAFIKAIASHSSTNILATPQILALDNTEATFEVGDTVPIQNSTISGTVQNFSTTNQEAKLSLKITPQINKVTRFVKLKINQKIDDFKQTSGENTGRGLPTTTRSAITEVMVRDRDTIAMGGLLRDRELVANTKVPILGDIPVLGWLFKNKSRQIEKVNILFFMTPKILSPYAKTASSNTKQVLEKRSRGMQGMFDEDEKDPNAKVSEDLNKKLDAQIAGPLYDLSDADHYKNLNNEDIGPDQDAPSDEFDTPDYQEIRKSVQ; the protein is encoded by the coding sequence ATGAAGACAAGATGTCGTAATAAGCGTTTGATGAGCACCCTCATTTTTGCGGCCCTTTTGCTGTCAAATTATGAGGCCCATGCGCAATTCAACAAATACCGTTCGCAGACCCGCTTCAATACGAACCGTGGAGATGGAACTCCTCCGGCCGATGCTCAAGCTGCCCAGCCTTCTGCTAATGATATTGAATCAATGTCTGCTGAAGACGCGGCCGCCGCTTTGAAAGCAGCAGAGAAAATTGAAAGTGCGGACGCCGATCCGGATCCAACTGAAGTTTCAGATGACGATGCTTTCGAACCAGATAGTGATGATGATGCGAACCAGACAACATTTGGGAATCGCCCTTCTCCGGGTCTTAAAGCTCAGCCAAAAAACAGCAAGTATGTGAACCTTAACCCTGAGACTGCTTTCGGTCCTGAAATCGTTGAGAGCTTTGATTTTCCTGATACTGACATCATGGAAATCACCAAGCACATGCAGAAACTTACCGGGATAAACTTGATCCTTGATAAAGACGTTAAAGGTAAAGTTTCAATCATCGCACCTACTCCGATTACTGTGGGTGACGCTTGGAAGGCCTACCTTGCTGCCCTTAACATGGCCGGCTACTCTTTGATCAAGACTGGTGCTTTCTATAAAGTTATTAACGCTCGTGATATCCGTTACACTCCGACGAAGATCTATACTGGTAACTACACTCCTGATACTGAAAACTACGTGATGAGAGTTATCTCACTTAAGTCAGTATCGGCGGCGGAGATTGCTCGTAACTTCCGTCCTTTCATGTCTCGTTACGGTCGAATCATCGATATTAAACAAACCAACACTATCATCATCGCAGACACTGGTTCTAACATTAACCGTCTGGCGAAAATGGTGAAGTTCCTGGATGTTCCTGGTCACGAAGAGTCTCTTCAAATCGTTAAAGTGAAGAACTCATCTGCCCAAGAGATCGCGAAGCTTCTGGATAATATTCTTAAAGGTGGCTCAGGTGGAGCTGCTGGAAGAGCAGGTACTGCTACTCCACGTTTCACAGGTTCAACTGGTGGTGGCTCTGAATCAACCAGCATGATTTCTCGAATCATCGCTGAACCTAGAACAAACTCAATCATTGCCATGGCGAATGCTGAAGGTGCAAAGCAACTTCGCGACCTGATCAATAAACTAGACGTAAAACTTATCTCTTCTGGTTCTAACCGTGTTCACGTTTACTACTTAAACTACGGTGACTCTGAAGAACTTTCGAAAACTCTTTCAAGCATCGTGACTGGTGCTGCTGCTAAAGATGGTGCTGCCGGTGGTGCAAGCCGTTTCACATCTTTTGCAGGTCCGGCAGAAAACCCGATTTTCTCTGCTGAAGTAAAAATTACTTCTGATAAAAACAACAACGCACTTGTGGTAACTGCCTCTCCTACTGACTGGTTAACACTCAAGGACGTAATTGGTCGTCTGGATATTCCTCGTGACCAGGTTTACGTAGAAGGTCTGATCCTTGAAGCGAACGTGGCAAAAGAAAGATCGTTCGGGGTTGAATACGTTGGTGCTTACGGTAACGGAAACGCTCAGCGTGCTGGTTTCACAAGTAAATCTTCAAGCTTACTAGGTCTTTTAAGTACAGGTGTTCCAACTTCTCTTGGTGGTTTCTTCGCCGGAGCTGGTTTCGGTCCAACTCGTACAATTACTGTTCCGAACGCAACAGGTGGTGGTACGACTACTCAACGTGTGAACGCACTTAACGCTTTCATCAAAGCGATTGCTTCTCACTCTAGTACAAACATCCTCGCGACTCCTCAGATTCTGGCCCTGGATAACACTGAAGCAACGTTCGAAGTTGGTGATACAGTACCTATCCAGAACTCAACCATCTCTGGTACGGTTCAGAACTTTTCGACAACGAACCAAGAAGCGAAACTTTCTTTGAAGATCACTCCGCAGATCAACAAAGTGACTCGTTTCGTGAAACTTAAAATCAACCAGAAGATCGATGACTTTAAACAAACGTCTGGTGAAAACACTGGTCGAGGTCTTCCAACCACAACTCGTTCTGCTATCACTGAAGTGATGGTACGTGACCGTGATACGATCGCCATGGGTGGTCTACTTCGTGACCGTGAACTAGTGGCCAATACGAAAGTACCTATTTTGGGTGATATTCCTGTACTAGGTTGGTTGTTTAAAAACAAAAGCCGTCAGATTGAGAAAGTTAATATCCTATTCTTCATGACTCCGAAGATTCTTTCTCCATATGCTAAAACTGCCTCTTCTAACACAAAACAAGTGCTTGAGAAGCGTTCTAGAGGTAT